The genomic DNA CAACGAAAGGGGTTATATTATCGTGATCATGGGTCAAGAGTTTTCGCATAACAAGTGTTTCGAGTCGAGTCACTCGGTTTTTGATTCTACTGGGAGTCTTTTGCTTCAGTACATATTCCATTGTCTCGTCGCTTGAGCAACTATCAATTGTTCATGAAACAGAACACAGCAATATCATCTTCACCATCAAAAAGATTAGAAGGTATGCAATATTATTCTTGCtgatcagaagaagagagatttacCGGAGGGGGAGGGGGGTATTCATTTGAagggatttataaaaaatattacaaatcctctattattcaattatatattttaaaatctctaaTGAAATCCAGTGTTCAAAATACTAATGATTCAAAATTATAccttaaaatccattgttattgagACAAtttatggatttgatttttaatgattttgaaggatttgagaagatttttaattcaaaatagataaatccaaatctcatggtttatGTGGGATTTTACATTAAATCATATCAATTTtcctaaaattattaaaacatataaaaagagGGAGGGAGTTaatggttctatgattttaatagatttaaaaatacaaacaaaaatcgtatgttattcaatcattgatttcaAAATACTTATCAATTGAAATAAtttgtggatttgattttttattaaaattatgtgttgttggttctatgatttataaatacttgttaaaatttcatattatttatttaatgatttgtttttggatttcaaaatccaaattatattttaaatggatttgaaagtgaaaaatagaaaaattcaaatcaaatgataaaacatattgtttaactaattgttttggttttcagCTCTAGTATGACTATATggcttctttttatttttatttatttttattttagtttttaacaaaactttAAGTTTAGTGCTTTAACGGCTACTAAATGGTATCTTACCgaagttttgaattttggattTAAAGTTTTTCAAATACTACTAactaatgtttttaaattatattttttaaatgaatccgtcagatattttttttaaaaattcaataaagttctagtatttattttaaaaattactgaATCCATTTGTCAGAAATTCGAAGTCAGATATTCGAAGTCAGAAAATCTGTGTTTCTTGTAGCACATTAAAGAGGTTCATGTACAAATTAGTTACTATATCTTAAAAAGGTACAATTAATTAGTTACATACAAGATGATCGACGACTTCCATTACACCTCCACCAATTCAATACATTACAAAATCGACCCAACAAGGTACATGTGGATAAACGCGTGAATGATGCGTGATTAGGATGGTGATATAAACTATATACATGATACATCAATATATACACAAACTTAGTAACTATGATCAATTTGGAGCAGAATGAGAGAAACTATACGTATTTGTTTGAAAGGACCAGTTGTTGTGAGAGGTAAGATCAAAGTCGTCTGAATCACAATAAACTACAGAGGGGCTTGGGTGGTTATGTATCCCTTCGTACGTTGTCAATACGTAATCTTGATTGTTCGTATCTCTCTCGATCCTCTTCTTCACGTTGCAATCTGGGTTTGAACACTTGTGATAATGCCTATTTAAAAAATGagcaatataattaattaaatctcTAATAAGAGATTCTATAAGATTTATAATGTAACAGTTTGATTACAATATATAGTGTGGTCCATTAACAAAATCGTCGTTTATATGTCAACTTGAAATCAAAGGTAACATACAAAAAGGAACTCATGAATTATGATAATCTCAAGTGTTAATTGTTATAAGAGTATATCACAACTTGTgacaattaattattttttaattaggcattaattagtttctattCACTAGTAGATGTTATGTTTCATTGCCTTATTAAGTATCCAGAACATATGGTCCACATGGAAATACAAGTAACACTAACGAACACCGAGACGTATATATTTTTGGtgatagtatatatacatgttgGCTTCAACAGATATAGACATACATATAAAAACATGCATGTGGTCATTAGGACAAGAAACACCTCCTCTAAAGAGGGAACACTGACTATATTCTATATTATACACCACCTACACATGCAAAGTTTGAGTGAagtttttttactattaatataCAAATTCATGTTCAACTTATTAGCCGAAACTCAGAAAGGAGTGTTATTCTTATAAATGTAGtaattatcaaaacaaaaattccatTTCTATATGTAATAGGATTTTGTAGTCAGAAACTAGCTAATACTGATTTTTAAATTGATATTGTTAATTGTGTAAGTTATGCAATGAATATATCATGACTAAAATTTGGTTTATCTTTATTAGTTTTAGGTGAACCGATGAACAAGGTTTTGTATGtcttttagcaaaaaaaaaatgaagaaaaagatgCGAGTTTATCTGTCTTTAAACTAACAGATTAACTTAATTAATGCGAAAAGAGGAGGAGTAATTAAGTTGTAAAACTTTTCAGCCTCGACTATAGTAGTTGTCTCAAGTTGTCCATTTGACATTTAACTATTCTACGCTTTAAGAGATGCATTCTTCTAGATTCATCAAGTAGAAACATTCATTGCAATTTGTAATACTCAAATCAACATGCCGCATATATGCAAACTAGAATAATCCAAGCTGTCgaataatctttaaaaacaagtttgtATGTACGTACTAGTCAAGTATATGTCTATGGTAACCAAGTAAAAGTAAGAAGTTATAATTAATGATTTACCTCGGAAATGGACTGCCCCTTATTGGCTTTTTGCCGTATTTCCTCCATTTATAGCCGTCATCTAAAGCAACTTTTTCATCTGCTTTCGTTTTGAACATGTGAACAATCGGATCCTCTTTGtgtctcttcctctttttgATCTCATCTTTCTCACCTCTATATTTATAAAAGCATCAGTTGATAAATAtcacagttatatatatatatatatatatatatatatatataaaatcacaGTTATAATAACATGTACCAACAACTAGCTTTATGCTAAGATGTATGATATAAAAAGTTAACTTACATTTCAAGGCTCATAGGTGAGTTAGCTAGGCTTGTTTGAAGCGGACTTGTGATTTCTGCAGCCACAAATATTTCCGATGAAGTCCAACTCAAAGTCGGCGACGAAGAGTGGTCCTCCCGGCCGATTTCTTCCATGATCATATGAAAACTATCCTCAAAATCATCGAATTTGAAAAATTCAGTGAAATCTGTGGaactagggttagggtttgaagGATAGTTCATTttaatttcttccttttttcttttccaagaaCCTTTGTTTAGTGTTTTCGGCTGTTGAAGCTAAGAGGAGGAGATATATTTGTTAGGCTGATACTGTTTATTTATACTGCAAATCTaaggaaaaataattatataattaataaaataaaataaaagtctaTTTgcttttaaataagtaaaaataactTTCATGGCTACTTTCGTGCGCATATTCAAGGAAACTTCTTCGATAGAATTGCTATAGCGACAAgtgatttttctttattattatcatttatttaagcTAAAAATAAAGCACCCAGAAAAGTgggaaattttactttttacatCTTTAAGgttttattatactatataaaaaaaaggttattgAAGTGTTGTCCAATCAACTTCTCGAGTAAAAAAAATGCATCTAACATCAGGGGTCCCTTCATAATAATATGCCACTAATTAATCAAAGCTTGATTTCGAGTGGATGTAGCTAGCCTTACCGAAATCCTAGCTCTCATTAACATGTTACTTATTATTtgtgttaattaatatatttgaagtCCTTTTAGAAGATAtgaaccaatataaataataagtCATGGAATGTGAATAGAGCTGAGATTTATCTAACTAGGGTGGTTAAGTAGAGATCTTTTGTTAATGGTTAATCTTAGAATGGGGTTCATCAGTTTAATATTAGCTGATAAGAACTATCAACTTGAGAGGATGTGTTATGAATGTATATATTAGAAAACCAAATTCACTTTGAGACCACGtctcaagaaaaaaatttggCCTAATAAAAGATATCTTATAGcaaaaattctatattttttacgGATCTTAAACGTATTGGGCAAGTAgttccattttttgttttattgtagtATACTAATAGCCTTATGAGGCAAGTTAGTCggacattttaattaattatggcCAAACACCAATCTTTGCATGCGTTGccaaatcaatatataaacaaacgtAAAGTTGACGTCGTAAACACCTATCACATTTAAAGGAAAGTTagataattatttcaaattaggGTAACACTATATAGACGGCTTTGTTGTGGTTAATAATGCTTTCTAAAAAACTGATTACCATCATTGATGATTTTCTCATAGTATTTTGCCAGTGGTtagttatatatctttttaacaaacaaattctGGAATATGCCGATTAAAAGCTATCATGTGATTCATGTAAAGTGCGACTAGTTCTGTAACTATGTAGGAAACGCAccttttatacatatattttatatttaaaatataaactttaaatttaaaattggaaCGACCAATACGAGACGTAATTGTTGCTACATTAACTATTAATATCTTATTGCATGTTGAGATTATAAGTGTATCTTATTGCTAGTTAATTACTTTACAATTAACCTCTCTATTGAAGAAGGTCGAAGGAAAATGACGTTAGAGAAGATACGTCACCATGCTCACGTCATTTTTCGTGAACCAATTTTGCCGAGGAGGTgagtaaaaataatgtataaaaaaaattattatcaatacaataaaactttaatGTTTTTCTCCAAAACATGATACATCAGTATTGTGAAGCATTCTCGAAatgacacatcaattaaaacaggtagccaataaaaacattttaattaatacaactcATCCTCTTTTAACTATAGGGCCTCTTTTAACTATAGGGATTAGCGATAGACACCTTCCTTTCAAtccacctctctctcttcctccatACAAAGACTCACCCGAAACTAATTGAAATCTGTTTTGAAGATTTGGATTCATTTCACGCCTCGCgttcttttccttcttcatctttttcttcttctcgtttgAACTGGTTCTTATATTTATCTCTCCGGACGAatttgaatctagcaaccatCCATTATTACTCTTCTCGCATCTGTGTGTTTCGTTCTTGGAGCTGTATACGTTTATATAGTGTAGTCGATTtggtttttagcttttttattCTTTCGAACTTGGCTATTTTGGGAAATAAATTAGGTGATTTGCTTCTGAGTTTgggaaattatttaatatctaAAGAGTTTAGTTTCTGATTTGGTGTTGCTTCTAAGAGTTTTGGGTTctttgtattcttggtaaagtGTCATACTTTCAGCGGGAAGTTTTGTACTTTCCTTTGTGGACCACTCAACTATTGAATGTGGAATGATTGCTGAGAATCTTTAgtaagtcatcatcatcaagagtGTCTTTTTTAGGTTTAAGAGTGTGATTCCAGATGGAGAATGGGTTATGAGAACTTTTAAATTCAAAAGGGttgttaaaaaaacatgaatttattAGGATTATGGTTCAGTGCTTATACTCATTAGGATTCAAGAAGTCTGCTTCTTGTTTGGAACACGAGTCGAACATCTTGTTTAAGTCAGCCGATTTCGGGATTCTCGAAAAGCAAGTTTTGAGTGGGAATTGGGATAGTTGCGTAGCGGTCCTGGACAGGATTTTTGATAGTTCCAGTGATGACACGAGAAACACGGCTTTCTATCTAGGATAGtggttttttgtattttttattattttaattacttttaagataatttttgtttggtgtttgtaattaaaaattattattaatatagttttttgataatttttattggtaatattttgtttttaggtttttgttattatttatttctggttatttttattttattattgtaatgatattatagacaaatcaatttttttttttttttttatattatgatgCATTGGAGCATCATTATTAGTGTTAGCTTTCTCATCATATCTCATAAAACCTATGAACTATATAATCAATCCTAAATTTCCAAATATAACAACATGTATAGGAAAAAATTTAAACAGCCCTtcttttatataagtaatgaGCAAAAATCACTATTAAAAAGTAACCATACTTGCAATATATCCTGTATggaaatacaacaaaaataaacaaccaaCTTGATTAGTTTTACACATGTCATACAAAATGGGTATGTGCATTATTTTTTGTAAGATGtgtttaaaactaattaattaaacaatattttagtgTTTCAGTCTCTaacatttaaaataatgttatttacTCTAGAATCTATGGATCCTTACGTattcttcttttgagagaatCAAGAGGAAGTTATAATTTTGATACTTAATatcaaacaatttatattaaattataattttaaaattttttttaaaaaagtcaagttatatttatgtattaaataaaagaattttaaaataattccgCGACATAGCACGCTTATAAATttagaacaaaacataaaagtaatAATAGTGCTCCAATACAttgtgatacaaaaaaaaaaaacaaaattgattttagtCTATAATTTcgttacaataaaaaaaactaacaacaaataataacaaaaacctaaaaataaatatattttcaatgaaCATTATCCACATCTAtgttaataatgattttttattataaaaatcatcttataaaaataaaaacaaaacaaaagaaaccgaCGCGCGAATACtattttagtaatatataatGAAGCTTTTGTCCTTATTGTGGGAAGCACCGGTTTGACCGACGAAGAGTGGTTGCCACGTGAAAACTTGGGGTTTTGTGTCTTGCACAAGAAACTTACGAGCAAAAATAAAGACTGGGGGCTTTCAGTTTTTCTTGTAAACTTCTAATTAAAGTCTGACTAGGGTCGGGCATAAAAACTttacccgaatacccaacctGGAACCTGAtccgaaaaaccgggttcgggttggaTACGAATTTGCCTATAAAACtctattgaattttattttctaatacttGTGGGTTCGGattagggtcgggtaatacccggtaTCCGTTTGGGCACCCATTAAACCCGAAagcataaacatatttataatatttatcattaatataatgtaattatcccaaaatatgattataattttgaatatttcatttagttttatacctaaatatcaaaaataatcaaaatatctaaaatattttgttacataagtcaaaatttaactaaatttattgaaatttaattaattttaattatattttttcgggtacccggtagttcgagtactaatcgggttctaaaatttataacccaaaccgacctGAACCCGGTAatacccaaaccaaaccgaacccatatatctaaaaatattcaatggattctatttttctaaacccgtttactcGAATCCGAATGGATAATACAtgaacccgaacgggttacccaAATGCACATCCACGCATTAACTACGTTTAGTAAATTGTAATGattaatattctattttttaaagttgtatCTTCCGGTTCCACACAAAATATGGTGTTAAGATATTGATCCTGATATGAACTTTtatcacagaaaaaaaaatttcatagaaaaaaaaataaaaataaagtaacaATAATGTTGgattaagcttgaagatagcttgagTTGGAAGCTATGCTAATTCTACCTGAATTATGGTTTAAGAGATAAGGTTCAAAGGTGTTTAGGATATAATGTAGTTTTTGTCGTGTGGTTAAGCACTGGTTTGATCGACGAACCTCGTGGTTTCCACGTGAAAACTTGGGGTTTTGTGTCATGCACGAGAAACTTGGGTACAAATaccagggaaaaaaaaaagatttggcttttatttttgtgt from Camelina sativa cultivar DH55 chromosome 7, Cs, whole genome shotgun sequence includes the following:
- the LOC104702733 gene encoding probable WRKY transcription factor 59; amino-acid sequence: MNYPSNPNPSSTDFTEFFKFDDFEDSFHMIMEEIGREDHSSSPTLSWTSSEIFVAAEITSPLQTSLANSPMSLEIGEKDEIKKRKRHKEDPIVHMFKTKADEKVALDDGYKWRKYGKKPIRGSPFPRHYHKCSNPDCNVKKRIERDTNNQDYVLTTYEGIHNHPSPSVVYCDSDDFDLTSHNNWSFQTNTYSFSHSAPN